A section of the Pseudomonadota bacterium genome encodes:
- a CDS encoding HEAT repeat domain-containing protein — MRLPRSPRHIALSSAVAILAAACGGADGEKGAAVRVEAGAVALAPAAGGGATVPDARSFRADAAAMIARLPRFPARAREGAAPRLDVTGTWSATGEEAAVRVEAKLQGVDARVPIRAAIVATGRAQGRSDASELARRGVDDLGKALASMFVLYGADEAAWVRALDGAEPDEQLLALALLADGKCRAAVPAIGAVLDDPRAQVAEAAADALVAIGDWSAVPVLIAGIRRGDVRSEVRAIEAISKLGGNEARAYLEMTAIGHEIPEVRALSLDALERLEEVERKHP, encoded by the coding sequence ATGCGCCTCCCTCGATCACCTCGCCACATCGCGCTCTCGTCGGCGGTCGCAATCCTGGCGGCGGCGTGCGGCGGAGCGGACGGCGAGAAGGGCGCGGCCGTCAGAGTCGAGGCGGGGGCGGTTGCGCTCGCGCCCGCCGCGGGAGGCGGCGCCACCGTGCCGGACGCGCGGTCCTTCCGGGCGGACGCCGCGGCGATGATCGCGCGCCTGCCGCGCTTCCCCGCGCGCGCCCGGGAGGGCGCAGCGCCGCGGCTCGACGTGACCGGGACGTGGAGCGCGACGGGGGAGGAGGCCGCAGTGCGCGTCGAGGCGAAGCTCCAGGGCGTCGACGCCCGCGTGCCGATCCGCGCCGCGATCGTCGCGACCGGCCGGGCGCAGGGGCGGAGCGACGCCTCCGAGCTCGCGCGGCGCGGCGTGGACGATCTCGGCAAGGCGCTCGCGTCGATGTTCGTCCTGTACGGCGCGGACGAGGCTGCCTGGGTCCGGGCCCTCGACGGCGCGGAGCCCGACGAGCAGCTGCTCGCGCTCGCGCTGCTCGCGGACGGGAAGTGCAGGGCGGCCGTGCCGGCGATCGGGGCGGTGCTCGACGATCCCCGCGCGCAGGTGGCCGAGGCGGCGGCGGACGCGCTCGTCGCGATCGGCGACTGGAGCGCGGTGCCCGTGCTCATCGCGGGAATCCGGCGCGGCGACGTGCGCAGCGAGGTGCGCGCCATAGAGGCGATCTCGAAGCTCGGCGGCAACGAGGCGCGCGCCTACCTCGAGATGACCGCCATCGGACACGAGATCCCCGAGGTCCGGGCCCTCTCCCTCGACGCCCTAGAGCGGCTCGAAGAGGTGGAGCGGAAGCACCCCTGA
- the nadB gene encoding L-aspartate oxidase, producing MRVDCDYLVIGTGVAGLEFARTVAGTGRVVMLTKRAADVSATSQAQGGVATVIDGTDSFEAHIADTLTAGCGLCRRDVVEMCVRDGPGRIAELQSLGARFTTRKGHPGELDLGREGGHSARRIVHAADATGREVVRTMLGNVRALPGVEIHENHVAIDVIVPRRHLADRVCKGAHALDTRTGEIHTYVAPVTVLATGGAGKVYLYTSNPDIATGDGVAMGYRVGALVSNMEFFQFHPTILYHPHAKSALITEALRGEGGVLRDLEGRAFMADYHPLRELAPRDVVARAIDSEMKKSGHDHVVLDATHLDRAFLAERFPTISATCAEHGIDIGAQPIPVVPAAHFSCGGLLTDRDGRTTVPGLFAIGETACTGLHGANRLASNSLLEGLVFAHRAGLAARETGRPSFDDVHDWEIGAAVPSDETVVVSQDWDELRRYMWNYVGIVRSDSRLARARRRHDVLMEEIKEYYWKYVITSDLLELRNISTVAHLIIDSARARRESRGLHYTVDHPRESGEAARDTVLARFGA from the coding sequence ATGCGCGTCGACTGCGACTACCTCGTCATCGGAACCGGCGTCGCCGGCCTGGAATTCGCCCGCACGGTCGCGGGCACCGGCCGCGTCGTCATGCTCACGAAGCGCGCGGCGGACGTCTCGGCCACCAGCCAGGCGCAGGGCGGGGTGGCGACGGTCATCGACGGCACGGACTCGTTCGAGGCGCACATCGCCGACACGCTGACCGCCGGGTGCGGCCTGTGCCGGCGCGACGTCGTCGAGATGTGCGTCCGCGACGGGCCGGGGCGCATCGCCGAGCTGCAGAGCCTGGGCGCGCGGTTCACGACGCGCAAGGGCCACCCCGGCGAGCTCGATCTCGGACGGGAAGGCGGGCACTCGGCGCGCCGCATCGTCCACGCGGCGGACGCGACCGGGCGGGAGGTGGTCCGCACGATGCTCGGCAACGTGCGCGCGCTGCCGGGCGTCGAGATCCACGAGAACCACGTCGCGATCGACGTGATCGTCCCCCGTCGCCACCTCGCGGACCGCGTCTGCAAGGGCGCCCACGCGCTCGACACGCGCACGGGCGAGATCCACACCTACGTCGCCCCGGTCACCGTCCTCGCGACCGGCGGCGCGGGCAAGGTCTACCTGTACACGTCGAACCCGGACATCGCGACCGGCGACGGCGTCGCCATGGGCTATCGGGTGGGCGCTTTGGTTTCGAACATGGAGTTCTTCCAGTTCCACCCGACGATCCTCTACCACCCGCATGCGAAGAGCGCCCTCATCACCGAGGCGCTGCGCGGCGAGGGCGGGGTGCTCCGCGATCTCGAGGGCCGCGCGTTCATGGCCGACTACCATCCGCTCCGGGAGCTCGCCCCAAGGGACGTCGTGGCGCGGGCGATCGACTCGGAGATGAAGAAGAGCGGCCACGACCACGTCGTGCTCGACGCCACGCACCTCGACCGCGCGTTCCTGGCCGAGCGGTTCCCGACCATCAGCGCGACGTGCGCGGAGCACGGCATCGACATCGGCGCGCAGCCGATCCCGGTGGTCCCGGCGGCGCACTTCAGCTGCGGCGGGCTGCTCACGGACAGGGACGGCCGCACCACGGTGCCCGGCCTGTTCGCGATCGGCGAGACCGCGTGCACGGGGCTCCACGGCGCCAACCGGCTCGCGTCGAACTCGCTGCTCGAGGGGCTCGTGTTCGCGCACCGGGCGGGGCTCGCGGCGCGGGAGACCGGCCGCCCGTCGTTCGACGACGTCCACGACTGGGAGATCGGCGCGGCCGTGCCGAGCGACGAGACGGTCGTCGTGTCGCAGGACTGGGACGAGCTGCGGCGCTACATGTGGAACTACGTCGGCATCGTGCGCTCCGACTCGCGGCTGGCCCGCGCCAGGCGGCGCCACGACGTGCTGATGGAGGAGATCAAGGAGTACTACTGGAAGTACGTGATCACGTCCGACCTGCTCGAGCTGCGCAACATCTCGACCGTCGCCCACCTCATCATCGACTCGGCGCGGGCGCGCCGGGAGAGCCGCGGCCTGCACTACACGGTGGACCACCCGCGCGAGAGCGGGGAGGCCGCCCGCGACACCGTGCTCGCGAGGTTCGGCGCATGA
- a CDS encoding GDSL-type esterase/lipase family protein, whose product MSAGEDQPVRRGPPFKIVVFAACFAVLGAAAYAVDRVWLSDDGAAAEEAGGAGAEPGGLSFGAASSAPSAALTAEVDREAARVASGARIAAPHLAIEDPGGAMRAFYLALAALEAGEGARVVRAIHYGDSILTTDHLSGRVRSILQQRFGDGGHGFILLGKPWRWYRHEGVTHGAWGKWRARPITADPLADGLYGLGGVAFEAQRQSHGRVRIGPAAEGDIGRRVSTVDLSYLEQPRGGSFDVIVDGGKRETVETRAPERRVAHKGVEVPRGASRVEIEFNNDGELRVFGAALESGERGVVWDSLAVNGARASVLGRYDRAHWIAELRQRDPRLVVLHFGANEGANRFLVLGEYRKDFAEVIATVREALPEASVLVVGPMDQARRLDTGGLGSAPMPEKLNAVQREVALETGCAFFDTWRAMGGKGSMAGWLGKGLGGADMIHPTEHGARKIGTWIAEALLYGYQNLDADAARPADAGVDGGAR is encoded by the coding sequence ATGAGCGCGGGAGAAGACCAGCCGGTCCGGCGGGGGCCGCCTTTCAAGATCGTCGTCTTCGCGGCGTGCTTCGCCGTGCTCGGCGCGGCGGCCTACGCGGTCGATCGCGTCTGGCTCTCCGACGACGGCGCGGCGGCCGAGGAGGCCGGCGGGGCGGGCGCGGAGCCCGGCGGGTTGTCCTTCGGGGCGGCCTCGTCGGCGCCCTCCGCGGCGCTCACGGCCGAGGTCGACCGCGAGGCGGCGCGCGTGGCGAGCGGCGCGCGGATCGCGGCGCCCCACCTGGCGATAGAGGATCCCGGCGGCGCGATGCGGGCGTTCTACCTCGCGCTCGCGGCGCTCGAGGCCGGGGAGGGCGCGCGGGTCGTCCGCGCGATCCACTACGGCGACTCCATCCTGACCACGGATCACCTCTCCGGGCGGGTGCGATCGATCCTCCAGCAGCGGTTCGGGGACGGCGGGCACGGCTTCATCCTGCTCGGCAAGCCGTGGCGCTGGTACCGACACGAGGGCGTGACCCACGGCGCGTGGGGCAAGTGGCGCGCGCGGCCGATCACCGCCGATCCGCTGGCGGACGGGCTGTACGGGCTCGGCGGGGTCGCGTTCGAGGCGCAGCGCCAGAGCCACGGGCGCGTCCGCATCGGCCCCGCGGCCGAGGGCGACATCGGCCGGCGGGTGTCGACCGTGGACCTCTCCTACCTCGAGCAGCCGCGCGGCGGCAGCTTCGACGTCATCGTGGACGGCGGGAAGCGGGAGACCGTCGAGACGCGCGCGCCGGAGCGCCGCGTCGCGCACAAGGGGGTCGAGGTGCCGCGGGGCGCGTCGCGCGTGGAGATCGAGTTCAACAACGACGGCGAGCTCCGCGTGTTCGGCGCCGCGCTCGAGAGCGGGGAGCGGGGCGTCGTCTGGGACAGCCTCGCGGTCAACGGCGCGCGCGCCTCGGTGCTCGGCCGCTACGACCGCGCGCACTGGATCGCGGAGCTCAGGCAGCGGGATCCGCGGCTCGTCGTGCTCCACTTCGGCGCCAACGAGGGCGCCAACCGGTTCCTCGTCCTCGGCGAGTACCGCAAGGACTTCGCCGAGGTGATAGCGACGGTCCGCGAGGCGCTCCCGGAGGCCTCCGTCCTCGTCGTCGGGCCCATGGACCAGGCGCGCAGGCTCGACACCGGCGGCCTCGGCTCCGCGCCGATGCCCGAGAAGCTGAACGCCGTCCAGCGCGAGGTCGCGCTCGAGACGGGCTGCGCGTTCTTCGACACGTGGCGCGCCATGGGCGGCAAGGGCAGCATGGCCGGATGGCTCGGGAAGGGGCTCGGCGGCGCGGACATGATCCACCCGACCGAGCACGGCGCGCGCAAGATCGGCACCTGGATCGCCGAGGCGCTGCTCTACGGCTACCAGAACCTCGACGCCGACGCCGCGCGGCCCGCCGACGCCGGAGTGGACGGCGGCGCCCGCTGA
- a CDS encoding DUF1566 domain-containing protein, translating into MKTTALRALAAAAAAILATGCVVENQAAGGDDGGADGDSDADAGEDAGAYLACDENGDVCHFDADGDPVGVAVDCPDQNSVCVETDGGAPECQCVAHFELATGCSACETGWGGAACAVCEIGYGGAACAECVEPYVFADGECVYGAMCGADSLWLDDGALPGTARPDEELAVGGTPGEGTTVDLVTGLEWQRCPTGTVGDGTSCTGGDPERVTHAAAITHCAAPYGGHGDWRLPEASELQSLFDYKDGQFHINANYFWGLAEEIWSSTEMPGSGGQYFVVGYAGMSAGTSGDDLAYGLCVRDVAVPESTGPRFALGAADGSTAIDLWAAREWRRCAYGQVWYEASCLGVPEPCDPFADPPAEDPACGDEYGGHADWRVPNAAEMTSLLAWCDEARHYFAEAFAVPLGGDRYWTATAHPDMDYVYAFDLSARQPIALATPQGLPVLCVRDPG; encoded by the coding sequence ATGAAGACAACGGCGTTGCGCGCGCTCGCGGCGGCGGCCGCGGCGATTCTGGCGACGGGCTGCGTGGTGGAGAACCAGGCCGCGGGAGGCGACGACGGCGGCGCGGACGGCGACTCGGACGCCGACGCCGGGGAGGACGCCGGCGCGTACCTCGCCTGCGACGAGAACGGCGACGTCTGCCACTTCGACGCGGACGGCGATCCTGTCGGCGTCGCCGTGGACTGCCCGGACCAGAACTCCGTGTGCGTGGAGACCGACGGCGGCGCGCCCGAGTGCCAGTGCGTCGCGCACTTCGAGCTCGCGACGGGCTGCTCCGCCTGCGAGACCGGCTGGGGCGGCGCGGCGTGCGCGGTGTGCGAGATCGGCTACGGCGGCGCCGCGTGCGCGGAGTGCGTCGAGCCGTACGTCTTCGCCGACGGGGAGTGCGTCTACGGCGCGATGTGCGGCGCGGACTCCCTGTGGCTCGACGACGGCGCCCTGCCCGGCACCGCTCGGCCGGACGAGGAGCTCGCGGTGGGCGGCACGCCGGGCGAAGGCACGACGGTCGATCTCGTCACCGGGCTCGAGTGGCAGAGGTGCCCCACCGGCACGGTCGGCGACGGCACCTCGTGCACGGGCGGAGACCCGGAGCGCGTCACGCACGCGGCGGCGATCACGCACTGCGCGGCGCCGTACGGCGGGCACGGCGATTGGCGGCTGCCCGAGGCGAGCGAGCTCCAGAGCCTCTTCGACTACAAGGACGGCCAGTTCCACATCAACGCGAACTACTTCTGGGGCCTCGCCGAGGAGATCTGGTCGTCGACCGAGATGCCGGGATCGGGCGGACAGTACTTCGTCGTGGGCTACGCCGGGATGAGCGCGGGGACGTCGGGCGACGACCTGGCCTACGGGCTCTGCGTCCGCGACGTCGCCGTGCCGGAGTCGACCGGGCCGCGCTTCGCGCTCGGCGCGGCGGACGGATCCACCGCGATCGATCTGTGGGCTGCCCGCGAGTGGCGGCGGTGCGCCTACGGCCAGGTATGGTACGAGGCCTCGTGCCTGGGCGTGCCCGAGCCCTGCGATCCCTTCGCCGATCCGCCGGCCGAGGACCCCGCGTGCGGCGACGAGTACGGGGGCCACGCGGACTGGCGCGTCCCGAACGCGGCGGAGATGACGAGCCTGCTCGCGTGGTGCGACGAGGCGCGCCACTACTTCGCGGAGGCGTTCGCCGTGCCGCTCGGGGGGGACAGGTACTGGACCGCCACCGCCCACCCCGACATGGACTACGTCTACGCGTTCGACCTCTCCGCGCGCCAGCCGATCGCGCTCGCGACCCCCCAGGGGCTGCCGGTGCTCTGCGTACGGGATCCGGGCTAG
- a CDS encoding DNA polymerase IV: protein MSDAHPWPRTILHADMDAFFAAVEQRDRPELRGVPVIVGGPLRRGVVSTASYEARRYGVHSAMPMAEAVRRCRDAVVVPPDMARYAECSERIMEVFGRFSPLVEPLSLDEAFLDMTGTEGLFGGPGEAAERIRREVREATGGLTISVGVSCTKYVAKVASDRRKPDGLTVVPPGEVAAFLDPLPVSCLWGVGAKTLPRFEALGLATIGDVARAPRPLLEAELGALGPHAWMLANGIDDREVVPDRDARSVGAETTLAEDVTGEAAVSGLLGPLADRVARRVRRTGLLAGGVRVKLKTDAFRLHTRQARLRAPADTAEAFMAAARALLGELDLGERFRLVGMAAYDLRAEGDRGQLELFLDPRGERARRLERTVDAVCERFGDDALVKGGRDEEP from the coding sequence GTGAGCGACGCGCACCCCTGGCCGCGGACCATCCTCCACGCCGACATGGACGCGTTCTTCGCGGCCGTGGAGCAGCGCGACCGGCCCGAGCTGCGCGGGGTGCCCGTGATCGTCGGCGGCCCCTTGCGGCGCGGCGTCGTCTCGACCGCGAGCTACGAGGCGCGGAGGTACGGCGTGCACAGCGCCATGCCCATGGCCGAGGCGGTGCGGCGGTGCAGGGACGCCGTCGTCGTGCCGCCGGACATGGCGCGGTACGCGGAGTGCTCGGAGCGGATCATGGAGGTGTTCGGCCGCTTCTCGCCGCTGGTCGAGCCGCTCAGCCTGGACGAGGCGTTCCTCGACATGACCGGCACCGAGGGGCTGTTCGGCGGGCCCGGGGAGGCGGCGGAGCGGATCCGGCGCGAGGTGCGCGAGGCCACGGGCGGGCTCACGATCTCGGTCGGCGTGTCGTGCACGAAGTACGTCGCCAAGGTGGCGAGCGACAGGAGGAAGCCGGACGGGCTGACCGTCGTGCCGCCGGGGGAGGTGGCCGCGTTCCTCGACCCGCTGCCGGTGTCGTGCCTGTGGGGTGTCGGCGCGAAGACGCTCCCCAGGTTCGAGGCGCTCGGGCTCGCGACGATAGGCGACGTCGCGCGCGCGCCGCGGCCGCTCCTCGAGGCGGAGCTCGGCGCGCTCGGGCCGCACGCGTGGATGCTGGCGAACGGGATCGACGATCGGGAGGTGGTGCCGGACCGCGACGCCCGGAGCGTCGGCGCGGAGACGACCCTCGCGGAGGACGTGACGGGAGAGGCCGCCGTGTCGGGCCTCCTCGGGCCGCTCGCGGATCGGGTGGCGCGGCGCGTGCGCCGCACGGGTCTCCTCGCCGGGGGCGTGCGCGTGAAGCTCAAGACGGACGCGTTCCGGCTGCACACGCGGCAGGCCCGCCTCCGCGCTCCCGCAGACACGGCCGAGGCGTTCATGGCCGCGGCCCGGGCGCTCCTTGGCGAGCTCGATCTCGGGGAGCGGTTCCGCCTCGTCGGGATGGCGGCGTACGATCTCCGCGCCGAGGGCGATCGCGGGCAGCTCGAGCTCTTCTTGGACCCGCGGGGAGAGCGGGCGCGGCGCCTCGAGCGCACCGTGGACGCCGTGTGCGAGCGGTTCGGCGACGACGCGCTCGTGAAGGGGGGCAGGGACGAGGAGCCCTAG
- a CDS encoding CAP domain-containing protein, whose protein sequence is MCERWNADRADLSEGAWSGSLDTCDAGDITESARESALRLVNLYRWLCGLPAVTDDATKNAGAQECALMMHANGTLNHYPPTSWTCYSDAGASTAGQSNIATAAAVGAVDLYMVDPGNPTTIGHRRWILSNSLGPIGIGSTSGYSCMHVLYGSGSAGASWTAWPPSGQVPIAAFTPSWSSVDDTGWTVQSDSISLSSADVTVTLGGDDKPVTVTHLLEGYGSSSAISFIPSGWSTAAGNTYHVTLSGVSSPIEYDVEVIDCP, encoded by the coding sequence GTGTGCGAAAGATGGAACGCGGACCGCGCGGATCTCTCGGAGGGCGCCTGGTCCGGCTCCTTGGACACGTGCGACGCCGGCGACATCACGGAGTCGGCCCGGGAGAGCGCGCTGCGCCTCGTCAACCTCTACCGCTGGCTCTGCGGCCTCCCGGCCGTCACCGACGACGCGACGAAGAACGCCGGCGCGCAGGAGTGCGCCCTCATGATGCACGCGAACGGCACGCTCAACCACTACCCGCCCACGTCGTGGACCTGCTACTCGGACGCCGGCGCGTCGACCGCCGGGCAGAGCAACATCGCGACCGCCGCCGCCGTCGGGGCCGTGGACCTCTACATGGTGGATCCGGGCAACCCGACGACGATCGGGCACCGGCGCTGGATCCTGTCCAACTCGCTCGGCCCGATCGGCATCGGCTCGACGAGCGGCTATTCGTGCATGCACGTCCTCTACGGCAGCGGATCGGCCGGCGCGTCGTGGACCGCGTGGCCGCCTTCGGGCCAGGTGCCCATCGCGGCGTTCACGCCCTCGTGGTCCAGCGTCGACGACACCGGGTGGACCGTGCAGAGCGACTCGATCAGCCTCTCGAGCGCGGACGTGACCGTCACGCTGGGGGGCGACGACAAACCCGTGACCGTCACGCACCTGCTCGAGGGCTACGGCAGCTCGAGCGCGATCTCGTTCATCCCCTCGGGCTGGTCGACCGCCGCCGGGAACACGTACCACGTCACCCTGTCCGGCGTCTCGTCGCCCATCGAGTATGACGTCGAGGTCATCGACTGCCCGTAA